The Equus caballus isolate H_3958 breed thoroughbred chromosome 12, TB-T2T, whole genome shotgun sequence genome contains a region encoding:
- the LOC138916539 gene encoding uncharacterized protein, with product MPPALRSEGNGTPPIPPPPPGPTRPQTAGGGSPAPAPGRPPAEIEFLVRAGPQEPRLRRPRPGARETPAPLGPSPQGPTPTSPRMDPNPSPSALHPLPLNPRALIPSPPIPDPSPQGPSPTSPRLDPSPFPSALHAPPLNPWALSPSPRITPPPSMASLAPRPPPTLGPSTLSSPSPRVPGTLSDPRPPPRLALSSPSSLQPRPLSFGPLNLRTAPSSPTPGPPHRSAPRPSPRGPPAPTPRPPAPAPTPGEASPALPPRPTRNRERKSG from the exons ATGCCGCCAGCGCTGCGATCAGAGGGAAACGGAAccccccccatcccacccccgcccccaggcccgaCACGTCCACAGACCGCGGGCGGAGGAAGCCCCGCACCCGCTCCAGGGAGGCCGCCCGCGGAGATCGAGTTCCTG GTGCGGGCCGGGCCGCAGGAGCCGCGGCTGCGACGGCCCCGCCCGGGCGCCAGGGAGACCCCGGCCCCTCTCGGTCCTTCCCCGCAGGGCCCCACTCCTACCTCGCCCCGCATGGACCCAAACCCCTCCCCGTCGGccctccatccccttcccctaAACCCCAGGGCCCTGATCCCGTCGCCCCCGATCCCGGACCCCTCCCCGCAGGGCCCCTCTCCTACCTCGCCCCGCTtggaccccagccccttcccctcggccctccacgcccctcccctaaacccctgggccctgagcccctccccccGGATCACACCCCCTCCCAGCATGGCCTCTCTCGCACCTCGCCCCCCTCCGACCCTCGGCCCctccactctctcttctcctagCCCCCGGGTCCCGGGCACCCTCTCAGACCCCAGACCCCCTCCCCGTctggccctctcctccccttcctccctgcagccccggcCCCTCTCCTTCGGACCCCTAAACCTCAGAACTGCCCCTTCCTCCCCGACACCAGGCCCTCCCCACCGCTCGGCGCCCCGCCCCTCACCCCGCggccccccggcccccacccctcggcccccggccccggcTCCCACGCCTGGGGAAGCCTCGCCCGCGCTCCCCCCGCGGCCGACCCGAAACCGCGAGCGGAAGAGCGGCTAG